The nucleotide window taaaatttttcttttcttaataggTGAATATGTTTACAAACCAAGGAACAGTGATCCACTTTAACAACCCTAAAGTTCAGGCATCTCTGGCAGCGAACACTTTCACCATTACAGGCCATGCTGAGACGAAGCAGCTGACAGAAATGCTACCCAGCATCTTAAACCAGCTTGGCGCAGATAGTCTGACTAGTTTAAGGAGACTGGCCGAAGCTCTGCCCAAACAATGTGAGTTTCCTAGTAATGGTTTTGCCAGGGAATTACTCATTTAGCAGCTGATTTCTGATCTCAGGGCTCAGAATGGATATGAGTATTTTTAAGTTTGGAAATGCAAGCtttaaaaagaacagatttgTAATTGATTTTAAGCAAGCGTCCTTGCTCAAGTTTGCAGTAATTGATGTAGCATGCTATGATCGTTACACTTGATTTTGTGGAATGTTTTCTACTTACTTGATTTGGATCAGATACTTAATATTAACtagaaatgatgaaaatgttaatttggtGCTTTGCCAATAACTACTTGTAAGTTtggaattgaaaaaaaattagtataaatTATGAAATTACTTTAGTTTCATCTATATAGTTGATATTAccaataattcttttaaaaatggccTGCCAATATTCTGGCATTTTTAATTACAGTGTGATAGGGATTTTATTCAGGGCAGAAAATAGTTTAGCTGAATATACATCTGAATATGTGGCAGTGTTACGCTGTTTTCTACCTTCTTAAAATTTTGAAGAATGGGAATGCAGGAGCAAGTCAGAGGCTTATAGATGGCTCTTTAGTTACCCATGTTTTTCTAGGTGTTGACTCATTCTgcctcaattttcatttttattgtcacATTGAGTTGCAGGTTCTAGACTGTCAGGGCTTTCAGAGCTGAAGTAGGCTTTTGAAGTATCCCACTGATGCTTGTATGGGGCTAGTACATAACTATCTTGTGTACGTTCATATTCTTGTGTGATAGAGTGGATGCTTACCACTCACAGactcttaatttttttactttaattttttcatttcagtaaGTGGTTGTTGAGCACCATCCTTATGCCACACACAAAGTAGTTGAGAAAATGGCATCTTCATTTGTCTCCCAAAATAAATCTTACCATGATTTGGTATGTGGGTTTTACTTGCACTCTAAGAGCTCCCTACTGTCTTTATACTACCTCAGGGCCTATGGTGGCCCAGAGGGATTGAAAGGATGGGTATGGAATTTTGTTCGTTGGCTGTTCCTAGTATTTTAACCCATTTGTAGACATTAGAATATCATGTTATTGATAGTATCGTAGATAAAATCCCAAATGTCCCTTATCACGGAAATAAGTTGTAACAATACTTGGCAtttcatctgttctttttttttggtggctatttattaaaaacctagacaaataatgtttacattttccttttatagCTGTGGATGGAAAAGCACCACTTGCTACTggagaggatgatgatgatgaagttcCAGGTAGGAACCTTTACTTGAGGTTAACCTAGGGAATCTTAGCAAGGGAGAGTAAGAAATCTTTGTAGGATAAATTACCCAGGGAAGAGGGGTGGTAAGTTAGATGGACATAGACCTTACTTAGAATGAGAAAACTAATGCAATATTAGGTAATTGAGAATTACGTTTATAGACTTGACTTGGCTTGTTTCTTTGTGGGATCCCAAGGATGTGTAGGTATCTAAtcttaaatattgaataaataagtatatatatagtaCCCTAAATATAACTATTACCTGCAGAGCACTAATCACCCTTGCTCCCTACTTTGAAATTCATGAATTTACAAGAAGGCATGGAGTAGTTCAGGTAtcttgggatatatatatatatataaaagcattcTAAAATCCATAGCAGCATAACTCCTTTGGGAATCATGAGACATTTTTGTCTCTTGTTATTGGATAAATTtactttcttctaaaatatttattgggcaggagaatcactagactCACAAATATTCCATTTTGCATAGACAGGTATCCTTAGGAATCCAGGAAAATTTTAACATTCTGTGTCATTGTGTTCTTTGGTTCTGCTTCCTCATATTATGTTGACCAGTCTGTGAGATGGAATGGAGCCGGGTGGGgttgggtggagggtggggggactgggctttttttttttttttttcctcctccccttcatTCTTGTTCTTGGGGCTATGACACAGTATTTATCATCACTGGCAAATGAATGTCTTTCCCTCATCGCCTTTTAAGATTGATGATGATTTGTAGATTTGGCTTTTTTAAGAATTTctactcttttccttttcctagaTCTTGTGGAGAATTTTGATGAGGCTTCCAAGAATGAGGCAAACTGAATTGAGTCAACTTCTGAAGATAAAACTTGAAGAAGTTACTGGGAGCTGCTATTTTATATTATGActgctttttaagaaatttttgtttatggatCTGATAAAATCTAGATCTCTAATATTTTTAAGCCCAAGCCCCTTGGACACTGCagctcttttcagtttttgcttataCACAATTCATTCTTTGCAGCTAATTAAGCCGAAGAAGCCTGGGAATCAAGTTTGAAACAAAGGTTAATAAAGTTCTTTGCCTAGtatacagggttttttttttaattttattgacacCGATCTGTACACAGTAAAAAAAATTGCTTATAGAAAGCTAATCATGGTATGTAATATGGCTGATAACCTTTGGGATttgattaaagattttaaattacagtGTAGTGTAACAAAGGTAGTATAAAGTTCTCATGTGTGAAAACTTTTCTCTCCAACAGTCCTTAGTGCTTCCATGGTATGTGGTGGGTTTAAATACGAGAATAGAGTAGATAAACAGACTCTTCCCCCTGATATTCTCTATTGCAGGCGTATGTTAAGTGCCTTTTCTGAATTACCTTGGTGTTACCTCCTTTATTCCTCAATTTGTGAAGAACTAATAGTTCCTTTTTGTAGATGTAACCTGAGGTTTAGAActtctaaaaagtaaaagtaatctCCAGATCCCTTCTTTGTAGGATATTTTATAAGGTGACTTGGAAAAGGTAGTGTTTAGAATAGGAGTGGCTCCTGGGTCACTGTCTTTACCTTAAGTGGCAACACTAATGAATagggttatatttttatttaataaaaaatgtacagtaaaattGAGCATATACAGTTAAAAGAATTTGTAATGTCTGCCACCATAATCAGGTTACCAGTCTCATGGTCCCAGAAATCCCTCAACATCGggttactttaaacatttttacaaattacAATTAAAACAATTGTGTAATCTGAACCAAGGCCATTTGAGGAAGAGAAGTTTCTACTTgtaatgataatttattttaaattttcatagcaATTTGCAAGTACCTTTTGAAAGTACTATACAGCTGTATCTAAAAGCCGCTATTAACTGTAGGGAAAACAAAGTTTTGAGTAAATAGTATTTGCacatatttacattgtattttccTCAGGAtgtttatcagttttgttgaagTACACTGCTACAGTGAGAAGAATCCTGAAGTCTCAGCtgtaacaaaattataaaaactaaatgCACATTTGCAGACTCTTGTGGGTCAGGTTGGGCTGTGCTTATATAGTCATGCTAGGTCCCACAGTGATGTCAACACCTGTCTGGGACATTCAGCCTCCTGGCAGAGAAGATGGTGGGTCATGTGCTTGCTGGCTCTTAAAGCTGTTACAAACATAACCAAAGCAAGTGGAATGGCTAAGCTGGAGGGCGGTGGCATGGGGCCTGAGGATTTATGTTTCTGACCAGTTCCCAGATGATGCTAATGCTACTGGCCTACTGGCCCTGCTTTGAGTAGCATGATTGGAAACATTCTCATTTGAAGAAGCATTGGGGGTGACTGACTGACTGACAAGCTTGTGGAGAATGCCACTGTCTGAATATCTTTCCGGTTTGATCTAGGCCTAGCAGAAAGGGACTAAACAGAAGTGCAATTGATTTCCAGGTGAGGCCTGTCCCAGCATATCTTGCTTATTGGACAGATGTTGTCTAAGGTTAAGCCTGTTGTGCCTGCACTCAGCAACTTCTTTCCAacaatctaaaattatttcttcagctTATTGTGTAAATAAGGGTGTGTATTGGTGGCTATGGATTAATTTGGCAAGTTTTTCTTGTTGTCTCTTCAACATCAAAATAGGTAGGGTTATGTTACAGTTAGAAAGGACCAAAAGTCTAGTTGCTACAAAGGTTTGTCACTTTTGAAGTTTGTGGTTTGCCCATGGTTGGGCTCTGCTGTACTCAGAAACATCTGACTGGGACATTGCCAGTCTCATGATAGGGAAAAGATGGAGAACAATCAGCTGGCTCTTTCAAAGTTATGCTGGGAAGTGATGCATATCATTAATAAACTTCcttagccaaagcaagtcacgTGCATAGTAGTGGCTGTGAGACTGGGGGAAGTATAACCCTCCAGGGTAGCAGATATTTTTGGATAATAATACAATCTACCATATCCttgcaatttttctttaattgtctACAGTCCCTTTAGCTGCTGTTACATATAAAAAGCACTCTACCACCTGTTTTGTGTCGTCTTTGCTTATAACACCAAGAAAGAGCCTCATTGTACAGAcaagaaaattatctttaagaGGTGAAATTACTTACCTCAGGTCACACAGCCCCCCAGGTGTTAGGATGAGATTCAAATCCATGTCTGCTCTTTCAAGTTCACTACCTGCTGGAAAGAATTTTAGACCCTGGCAGACTAGAGGGGCAGACTGGAAACAAACATCTGTTTTGATCTGAGAGCTTTTAGGATTAATACCctttatttgttgaaataattgagctaaaatacatttgtttcatTCCCATAACCCTGTGGTTCACAGAACAGAAAGCTACATTCTAAAATTTGGAAACAGAAATGAACTGAAAGTAAGATTTTGGTCTGATTTCTactaatcatttttttctccattaatgCTGGATTCGTGTTCTTCAGTAgctcttccctccctctgccaTCCCAGTAAGAtatatatgagtgtatgtgtattgtatataatatatatgttatatatattatacacatatatataatatactttttttgaGAGAAGTATTAAGGCAACTAATAGCAGTTTTCAGCTTTTCcaaaaaaatgattagaaaagtCTTCTATTTACATCAGTTTTCATCGCTGCAATCAGCACAGTCTTGAATGCCATTTTTGCAGTGAGTTCTGGGAATGCAGGCACAGTCAGCAAAGAAAACAGTATCACATCTCCAGCCTGAGCACTTTGGGCACTGTAAAACtagacaattttatttatttttaaaaccataactGTTAAAATGTCAAGGTAGACTGAAAAAGATATTGGAAAAGAAATTGCCCCCTggatcttaaaaatatttgtgaaaactgCCCAGCAGGGAAATTGCAGATGTTTATTAAAGATTCTACATGGTTGGGTGAAAGAATTTGTACTTTGAAAAGCCAAGACAAGTACTACCCCTCACCATCAGCCTAAAAATAAACATACTGACATTACATAATAAGAAAGGGTACCTTTGAGTTTGTATGTTCAATCAGCAGGGAAAAGAATCACTGCTAATTGGCAGCTAGCAAGAAGAAAAGGATCTCCTTATAATTTTAGTCTTTATTTGCCAGAGCATTGTTATCTGTAATTCCTAGCATTTCTATTTCTACCCTCCACAATGACCAGACAAAAGGCAGGAAATTATCTATTTAATGTATTTCTGATAGGGCTTTCAAATATTAATTGGGGCCACGAGGTATTGGAATTGCACCTCTGCCACGGTTTTATGAGATTGTGGGGTGATCAGGTGTTTGCCAAGTATTAAACTGTAGGGAACAGaatgaggggaggagagaaggaagaaagtgagggaggaaaagcaaggaaatggcAAAGTTAAAAAAGTTTTTGAGAGCCAAAGCACTCAACAGAATTTTGTTTGATCTTCACCAACATTTGTAAAGAAATATAGAAGGAATTTGATAGCAGATAAGAGCTGTCTATCAAGATTATTTCCTTTGGTAATTCTTACAGAACTGGCTGTATTCTTAGCTAGAGAATTCATCTAGTTTAAATATGCACAAACTACTGGAAATGATAGAATCTTAAAATCATGGATGTATCCTTAAGGAAGGCTTGTAAGCACGAGTTAATTTATGTAATTGAAGTATAAGGGTAGCCACTCCAAGaagccattaaaaaattaatgacatattttcatttttacctgaTTCATCTGAGCAATCACCACAGTCATTTCTTGTGTCACAC belongs to Theropithecus gelada isolate Dixy chromosome 6, Tgel_1.0, whole genome shotgun sequence and includes:
- the BTF3 gene encoding transcription factor BTF3 isoform X3 produces the protein MFTNQGTVIHFNNPKVQASLAANTFTITGHAETKQLTEMLPSILNQLGADSLTSLRRLAEALPKQSVDGKAPLATGEDDDDEVPDLVENFDEASKNEAN
- the BTF3 gene encoding transcription factor BTF3 isoform X2, yielding MKETIMNQEKLAKLQAQVRIGGKGTARRKKKVVHRTATADDKKLQFSLKKLGVNNISGIEEVNMFTNQGTVIHFNNPKVQASLAANTFTITGHAETKQLTEMLPSILNQLGADSLTSLRRLAEALPKQSVDGKAPLATGEDDDDEVPDLVENFDEASKNEAN